DNA sequence from the Vicinamibacterales bacterium genome:
CGGCGCTGCTGGCCGTCGCGGGCGAGCTTCAGCGCGCGGCGGACGCCGATCCGACGCCGGCGAACCTCCAGGCCTACGGCGCCGCGCAGCTGCTCCTTGGCCGCCATGAGGCCGCGGTCGCCACGCTGCAGAACGCCGCGCTCGAGAGCGACGCCGCGGCCATTCACGCGGATCTCGGCGTCGCCCGGCTCGCGCTGGCGTCGACCGACAGGGCCGACGAACTGCCTCGCGCCGCCGAGGCGCTCGAACAGGCGCTGGCGGCCAACGCGAATCTTGCCGAAGCGTGGTTCACCAAGGCGATCGTCCTCGAGAAGCTGCGGATGCCCTCGCAGGCGCGGGAGGCGTGGCAGACCTACCTGAAGCTGGATCCGCGATCGCGCTGGAGCGAAGAAGCGCGCGCACGCCTCGCGGCGCTGGCGGCGCAGCAGACAACGCGATGGGAGGACATCGAGAAGGCGCTCCTCTCACCGTCCGGCGAGGATGACGGGCTCGAAGAGGCCGCCCTTCGGTATCCGGCGGACGTGCGCGACGCGATCGTCCGCAGCTATCTTCCGGCGTGGGCGGCGGCGCTGGATCCCGATGTCGAGCGCCATCACCGCCAGCGGCTCCAGCGCCTCGCCGACAAGCTCGAAGGGCAGCGGCAGGATCGTTTCTTCCGCACGGTGCTCGAGGAAATGGCCCGCATGCCGGCTGCGACGATCGGCACGTTTCGATCGGCGGTCCTCGAGCTGGGTGAAGGGCTCGCGGCACAGGCCGCCGAACGTCCGAACGCCGAAGTCCGATCGCGCCTGGAGAGAGCCGCGGCCACGCTCCGTCGGCTCGGGTCGACGCTGGCGCTCTGGGCCGAGTTCACGGTGGCGCGGCTGGATGCGGTGACGCAGCAGCACGCGTCGCTGATGCGCCGGGCGACCGGCGTGGTCGCGGAAGCGCGGCGGCGCGGCTTCGCCGCGCTCGAAGCGCGCGCCCGGCTGCAGCTCGGCATGACGGCGTTCACGCTCTCCCGGTGGTCCGACGCCGCCGAACACTACGACGAGGCGATCCGCCTGTGCGAGCAGACGGGGGAGGACGCGCTGGCGTCGAACGTCCATACCAACGCCGCCGTGCTCGCGCGCTTCCTGGGCAATCGCCTGGCGACGTGGCGGCATCGTGAGCAGGCGGGGCGGACGCTGCCGTTGCACCGCGCGCTGCAGGTGCACCTCTATCTCACGAGCGGCGCCGCCACCGCCGCGGTGGAAGCGCTGCCGCTCACCGCGCTCCTGTTTCAGAACGAAGTGGTCGGCAACGCGCGCACCCGGCTGCCGCCCGGTCCGCAGACCGAAGCCTTCATCGCGCGCGCGCGGATGCTCGCGCGGGTCGGACGCCACGACGCCGCGGAGCGCGACTTGAACGAGGCCTCGCGGCTGCTGAACGGGATCGCGTCGGAAGCGATGCGGCGCCGGTTCGAGCGCGCCTGGCTTCTCGGATCCGCCGAAGTGCGCGGCGCCACGGATCCGGCCACCGCCGCGGCCGACGCCGAGCGCGCCGTTGGTCTGATCACCGCGACCAGCGAACCGGTTCGCCTCGCCGAGGCGTCGCTCCTGCAAAGCCGCGCGCTCTCCCGGCTCGGACGGCGCGACGCCGCGCGCGCCGCGGTCGAGCGCGGCCTCACGGAGTTCGAGGCGGCGCTCGGGTCGGTGGATCCGCGCGACCCATCGCGGCTCGCCGCGCTCGAGCCGGTGTGGGGCCTCTATGCGGAGGCGACGCGCCTGTCGCTGGCGCCGGGCCGCGAGGATCTGCCCGCGGCCTTCGAGATGTTCGAGCGCGGCCGCGCTCGCACGCATCTCGATCTCCGGAAGATGCAGCCGCTCGGCCTGCTCGAGGCGCGGCAGCGGCTGAAAGACGACGAAGGCATCCTGCTGCTGGATCAGTCCGCCGACGATCTCGTCACGTGGTGGATCGAGCGCGGCGCCGTGACGATCGGCCGCGCCCGGATCAGTCAGGCTGAACTCGACCAGCTCGTCACCGCACACCGGCGCAGCGTCGAGCAGAACCAGCGCCGCGCGCCGTCCTCGGCCAGGCTGTTCGAGCTCGCCATCCATCCGCACTGGCCGGCCATGCGGAAAAAGCGGGTGGCGGCCGTCATAGGAGACGGGGCCTGGAATCACGTCGCCTGGCCGGCGCTGTGGGACGCCGCGAGCGGAACCGAGATCGTCTCCGTCCTCTCGTTGATCAGCGCGCCGAGCGCCACCGTCGCGTTGAGCCGATCGGGAAAGCAGCTCGAACGCGGGACGGCGCTGATCGTCTCCGCCGCCGTAGCGGACGGCAGCCTTCCGCTGCCCGGCGCGCGCGCGGAAGCCCGGGAGATCGCCGCCGTCTACGCGCGTTCGGTGCTGCTCGATTCGGCGGCCGCAACGCCGGCGCGCGTCCTCGAGCTGGCGCCGCGGGCCGACGTGCTGCACGTGTCGAGCCACGCCAACAGCGTCGCGCCGTATCCGCAGCTCGCGCACCTGCTGCTGGCCGGG
Encoded proteins:
- a CDS encoding CHAT domain-containing protein; the protein is MPSSGSSPNPRRTAAIAGAASAVLGIAAGTGIWLAASMPASPPHRLSTAASGGRRVDGRLTGGFSYAPLSRTPAGGADAALLAVAGELQRAADADPTPANLQAYGAAQLLLGRHEAAVATLQNAALESDAAAIHADLGVARLALASTDRADELPRAAEALEQALAANANLAEAWFTKAIVLEKLRMPSQAREAWQTYLKLDPRSRWSEEARARLAALAAQQTTRWEDIEKALLSPSGEDDGLEEAALRYPADVRDAIVRSYLPAWAAALDPDVERHHRQRLQRLADKLEGQRQDRFFRTVLEEMARMPAATIGTFRSAVLELGEGLAAQAAERPNAEVRSRLERAAATLRRLGSTLALWAEFTVARLDAVTQQHASLMRRATGVVAEARRRGFAALEARARLQLGMTAFTLSRWSDAAEHYDEAIRLCEQTGEDALASNVHTNAAVLARFLGNRLATWRHREQAGRTLPLHRALQVHLYLTSGAATAAVEALPLTALLFQNEVVGNARTRLPPGPQTEAFIARARMLARVGRHDAAERDLNEASRLLNGIASEAMRRRFERAWLLGSAEVRGATDPATAAADAERAVGLITATSEPVRLAEASLLQSRALSRLGRRDAARAAVERGLTEFEAALGSVDPRDPSRLAALEPVWGLYAEATRLSLAPGREDLPAAFEMFERGRARTHLDLRKMQPLGLLEARQRLKDDEGILLLDQSADDLVTWWIERGAVTIGRARISQAELDQLVTAHRRSVEQNQRRAPSSARLFELAIHPHWPAMRKKRVAAVIGDGAWNHVAWPALWDAASGTEIVSVLSLISAPSATVALSRSGKQLERGTALIVSAAVADGSLPLPGARAEAREIAAVYARSVLLDSAAATPARVLELAPRADVLHVSSHANSVAPYPQLAHLLLAGPSGADRLFVGDITAVDLSSVRLVVLAACATAGRSAVRGEGSVGVAWAFLTAGAGSVIATLQDVDDDAARRFFPEVHRRIAAGRSPAEALHAVQREWAQGGQPPGMWANVAVLGSL